The proteins below are encoded in one region of Haladaptatus sp. R4:
- a CDS encoding inositol monophosphatase, producing MTNVDSRLELAERAATAGSEIASEGFRHDLAVETKSNKTDVVTEFDRRSQRRVIEVIEAEFPDDAIVGEEEDALKEVPAEGDVWVVDPIDGTNNFVRGIPLWTTSVAAVREGETVAAANVCPALGDVYTANEDGAYLNGETISVSDRTDPETFTVCPTIWWEFDRRDEYAATVEGIVKRFGDMRRFGCAQIVLGMVASGALDGTVTNVVPNPWDTVAGVFMVRRAGGTVTDIHGDSWTTESRGLVASNGEAHDDVLAAAREAEK from the coding sequence ATGACGAACGTCGATTCCCGCCTCGAATTGGCCGAACGCGCCGCGACCGCAGGGAGCGAAATCGCGTCCGAGGGCTTCCGACACGACCTCGCAGTCGAGACGAAATCCAACAAGACGGACGTGGTGACGGAGTTCGACCGCCGGAGTCAACGCCGTGTCATCGAGGTTATCGAAGCCGAGTTTCCCGACGATGCAATCGTCGGCGAGGAGGAAGACGCGCTGAAGGAAGTCCCCGCGGAGGGCGACGTGTGGGTCGTGGACCCCATCGACGGGACGAACAACTTCGTCCGCGGGATTCCGCTGTGGACGACCAGCGTCGCGGCGGTCCGCGAGGGCGAAACCGTCGCGGCCGCGAACGTCTGCCCGGCGCTGGGTGATGTCTATACGGCGAACGAGGACGGCGCGTATCTGAACGGCGAGACGATTTCGGTCAGCGACCGCACGGACCCCGAGACGTTCACGGTCTGTCCGACGATTTGGTGGGAGTTCGACCGGCGGGACGAGTACGCCGCGACCGTCGAGGGAATCGTGAAGCGCTTCGGCGACATGCGTCGGTTCGGGTGTGCCCAAATCGTTCTCGGGATGGTGGCCAGCGGTGCGCTCGACGGCACCGTGACGAACGTCGTCCCGAACCCGTGGGACACGGTCGCGGGCGTGTTCATGGTTCGGCGGGCGGGCGGAACGGTGACGGACATTCACGGCGACTCGTGGACGACCGAAAGTCGGGGATTGGTCGCTTCCAACGGGGAGGCACACGACGACGTACTCGCGGCGGCTCGCGAGGCGGAAAAATAG
- a CDS encoding DUF2150 family protein, with the protein MSAPPEEFYSEERWQNWLDRIKDEEIDPEDEDSARLLLNLQDDVAIAVAKIVTAYDDEDIDEETALSELTDIRETVLGEVEFEDEEKAMLIDGVQTSLLCVFYASEEYVAQGPAEDAPVEDYIIEAEKAEEAEDLDSALGLVAAGGTRIFAGDELDISIMEEMDYGLVTEWVNGLDSLQSAMSDPELVEEDDE; encoded by the coding sequence ATGAGCGCTCCTCCAGAGGAGTTCTACTCCGAAGAACGCTGGCAGAACTGGTTGGACAGAATCAAGGACGAGGAAATCGATCCGGAGGACGAGGATTCCGCACGGCTCCTGCTTAACCTGCAGGACGACGTGGCGATCGCCGTCGCCAAAATCGTCACCGCGTACGACGACGAGGACATCGACGAGGAGACGGCCCTCTCGGAACTCACCGACATCCGAGAGACCGTCCTCGGCGAGGTCGAATTCGAGGACGAGGAGAAAGCGATGCTCATCGACGGCGTCCAGACGAGCCTGCTCTGCGTGTTTTACGCGTCGGAGGAGTACGTCGCACAGGGGCCCGCCGAGGACGCGCCCGTCGAGGACTACATCATCGAAGCCGAGAAGGCCGAAGAAGCGGAGGATTTGGACTCCGCGCTCGGTCTCGTCGCGGCGGGTGGAACGCGCATCTTCGCGGGTGACGAACTCGACATATCAATCATGGAGGAGATGGATTACGGTCTCGTTACGGAGTGGGTAAACGGCCTCGACAGCCTTCAGAGCGCGATGAGCGACCCGGAGCTCGTCGAAGAAGACGACGAGTAA
- a CDS encoding Lrp/AsnC family transcriptional regulator, giving the protein MNLDDTDRAILKALQVNARTPFSEIARQIDMSSATVHDRVNRMEEAGVITGYHASVDPKKISLGISAFVGLRVEQGREKDTLKRLEGIEGIQEVHLTTGSWDVLARVYAENADSLRELMFDNIAQMDGFARSQTMVVLGSPYESNELPLKMGSEE; this is encoded by the coding sequence ATGAACCTGGATGACACAGACCGCGCCATTCTGAAAGCCCTCCAAGTGAACGCACGAACACCGTTCAGCGAGATAGCACGGCAGATCGACATGTCCAGTGCGACGGTTCACGACCGCGTCAACCGGATGGAAGAAGCGGGCGTCATCACCGGCTATCACGCCAGCGTGGACCCGAAGAAGATATCGCTCGGTATCTCCGCGTTCGTCGGTCTCCGCGTGGAACAGGGTCGTGAGAAGGACACGCTCAAACGACTCGAAGGGATCGAGGGAATTCAGGAGGTTCACCTCACTACTGGGTCGTGGGACGTTTTAGCACGGGTGTACGCCGAGAACGCGGACAGTCTCCGCGAACTGATGTTCGACAACATCGCGCAGATGGACGGTTTCGCCCGCTCACAGACGATGGTCGTCCTCGGGTCGCCCTACGAAAGCAACGAACTCCCCCTGAAGATGGGTTCCGAGGAGTGA
- a CDS encoding S8 family serine peptidase: MADDNISRFDRRTFLKATGAAGAAAAMSGVTMATPGREPGPKEDEILVGVSAGHGDIEQAVTAKSPMDINVVHKNEHLRYVAVKLPSAMPDSARQSFIDAIEKREGIKYAEQNTTHSTYLTPDDPKFSQQYAPQMVNSDDAWDTTLGSHDVTIAVVDTGAQYDHPDLQANYKSDPGKDFADDDSDPYPDAPQDEYHATHVSGIAAGAIDNGTGVAGQGNSSLINGRALDEGGSGSTSDIADAIRWAADQGADVINMSLGGGGYTSTMKNAVTYASNNGVFIACAAGNDGSGSVSYPAGYSECLAVSAIDSNGNLASFSQYGSKVELCAPGVDVLSTTTETRGSYEKLSGTSMATPVVSGVAGLTLAQWDLTNSELRSHLKNTAVDVGLSSDEQGSGRVDAYNAVTTDPGSGSGGGGDGGSDSTSGSASGSLSGYSDYADYTWSWNYSSPSQVVVELDGPSDADFDLYVNTGTSSAASPSSYDYSSTTTNSQETITIDSPDTSTDMQIDVDSYSGSGSYTVTITEYQ; the protein is encoded by the coding sequence ATGGCAGACGACAACATATCGCGGTTCGATAGACGTACATTCCTCAAAGCAACAGGTGCAGCCGGTGCGGCGGCGGCCATGAGTGGCGTTACGATGGCGACGCCCGGTCGTGAGCCCGGACCGAAAGAGGACGAGATTCTGGTCGGCGTTTCGGCCGGTCACGGTGACATCGAACAGGCAGTCACCGCAAAATCCCCGATGGACATCAACGTCGTTCACAAGAACGAACACCTGCGCTACGTCGCAGTGAAGCTCCCGAGCGCGATGCCCGACTCGGCCCGACAGAGCTTCATCGACGCAATCGAGAAGCGCGAAGGGATCAAATACGCGGAGCAGAACACGACGCACTCGACGTACCTCACGCCGGACGACCCCAAATTTAGCCAGCAGTACGCGCCACAGATGGTCAACTCCGACGACGCGTGGGACACCACCCTCGGCAGTCACGACGTCACCATCGCCGTCGTGGACACGGGTGCACAGTACGACCACCCGGACCTGCAGGCGAACTACAAATCGGACCCCGGAAAGGACTTCGCCGACGACGACAGCGACCCGTACCCGGACGCGCCGCAGGACGAGTACCACGCGACCCACGTTTCCGGCATCGCCGCCGGTGCCATCGACAACGGCACCGGTGTCGCAGGACAGGGTAACTCCTCGCTCATCAACGGCCGTGCGCTCGACGAGGGCGGCAGCGGTTCCACGTCCGACATCGCGGACGCCATCCGCTGGGCCGCGGACCAGGGTGCCGACGTCATCAACATGTCCCTCGGTGGCGGTGGCTACACGAGCACGATGAAGAACGCGGTTACCTACGCCTCCAACAACGGCGTCTTCATCGCGTGTGCAGCGGGTAACGACGGCTCCGGCAGCGTCTCGTACCCGGCGGGATACAGCGAATGTCTCGCTGTCTCCGCTATCGACTCGAACGGAAACCTCGCTTCCTTCTCGCAGTACGGTAGCAAGGTCGAACTCTGTGCCCCCGGTGTGGACGTCCTCTCGACGACGACCGAAACGCGCGGTTCCTACGAGAAGCTCTCGGGTACCTCGATGGCAACCCCCGTCGTCTCCGGCGTCGCCGGACTGACGCTCGCACAGTGGGATCTCACCAACTCGGAGCTCCGAAGCCACCTCAAGAACACGGCCGTCGACGTGGGCCTGTCCTCGGATGAGCAGGGCAGCGGCCGTGTCGATGCCTACAACGCCGTTACTACCGATCCCGGCAGCGGAAGCGGCGGCGGTGGCGATGGCGGCAGCGATTCCACGAGCGGATCCGCCAGCGGTTCGCTCTCCGGCTATTCCGACTACGCCGACTACACGTGGTCGTGGAACTACAGCAGCCCGAGCCAAGTCGTCGTGGAACTCGACGGACCGAGCGACGCCGACTTCGACCTCTACGTCAACACGGGAACGTCGAGCGCGGCGAGTCCGAGCAGCTACGACTACTCGTCCACCACCACGAACAGCCAGGAAACGATCACCATCGACAGTCCCGACACGTCCACCGACATGCAGATCGACGTGGACTCCTACAGCGGGTCGGGTAGCTACACCGTGACGATCACGGAATACCAGTAA
- a CDS encoding TatD family hydrolase: protein MNDLGTPVLDDHLHLDPDHGRGVEAVKDFARSGGTHLLVVNKPSWLLGVEAETGADFRTVFDTTVEVVERANEILPGRAWPVLGVHPGLVSKLVDDRDFTPANARDLMQSGLEVAAEYVADGRAVALKSGRPHYDVTDEVWDASNAVLRRALELGAETGSAVQLHTEATDDLTEVAEWAEAAGLPPERVVKHYAGGELAGVTPSVMSDKDRLELAVERGEPFLMETDFIDDPDRPGAVMGPKTVPRRVSWMQERGYDEAIRTAHVSTPELVYGLDTEATLTE from the coding sequence ATGAACGACCTCGGGACGCCGGTACTCGACGATCACCTCCATCTGGACCCCGACCACGGCCGGGGCGTCGAAGCGGTCAAGGATTTCGCACGGAGCGGCGGCACACACCTACTCGTCGTCAACAAGCCGTCTTGGTTGCTCGGCGTCGAAGCCGAAACGGGTGCGGACTTTCGAACCGTCTTCGACACGACGGTCGAGGTGGTAGAACGGGCGAACGAAATTCTGCCGGGCCGAGCGTGGCCCGTCCTCGGCGTGCATCCGGGACTCGTCTCGAAACTGGTGGACGACCGTGACTTCACGCCCGCGAACGCGCGTGACCTGATGCAATCGGGACTCGAAGTCGCCGCGGAGTACGTCGCGGACGGGCGGGCCGTCGCCCTGAAATCCGGACGACCGCACTACGACGTGACCGACGAGGTGTGGGACGCCTCGAACGCAGTCCTTCGACGCGCACTGGAACTGGGCGCGGAGACCGGAAGCGCGGTTCAACTGCACACCGAAGCGACGGACGATCTGACCGAGGTGGCCGAGTGGGCGGAGGCGGCAGGCTTGCCACCGGAACGCGTGGTCAAGCATTACGCGGGCGGCGAACTGGCGGGTGTGACGCCGAGCGTGATGAGCGACAAGGACCGCCTCGAACTCGCCGTCGAGCGCGGCGAACCGTTCCTGATGGAGACTGACTTCATCGACGACCCCGACCGTCCCGGTGCGGTAATGGGGCCGAAGACGGTCCCCCGACGAGTGTCGTGGATGCAGGAACGGGGGTACGACGAGGCGATTCGAACGGCCCACGTCTCGACTCCCGAACTGGTGTACGGACTCGATACCGAGGCGACGCTCACGGAGTGA
- a CDS encoding NYN domain-containing protein: MSGGLRSLHEGDGDEHERTVALFVDGPNVLRDDFDVDLDDVRAAGRQLGQLATSRLYLDEHATPGLIQAAEARGFEVVITSGDVDVKLAIDATELALDDQVDVLAIASRDTDFKPVLEKAARNGIRTVAIAPGKYGRSDALQNAAHEAFVLEDE, encoded by the coding sequence ATGAGCGGCGGCTTGCGGTCTCTCCACGAGGGAGACGGCGACGAACACGAACGAACTGTTGCACTCTTCGTCGACGGACCGAACGTCCTTCGGGACGACTTCGACGTCGATCTGGACGACGTTCGAGCGGCGGGACGGCAACTCGGACAACTCGCGACGTCGCGTCTGTACCTCGACGAGCACGCGACACCGGGGTTGATTCAGGCGGCGGAAGCACGCGGTTTCGAGGTCGTCATCACGAGCGGCGACGTGGACGTGAAGCTCGCCATCGACGCGACCGAACTCGCGCTCGATGACCAAGTGGACGTCCTCGCAATCGCCTCCCGGGATACGGATTTCAAACCCGTCCTCGAAAAGGCGGCCCGAAACGGGATTCGGACGGTCGCCATCGCGCCCGGCAAGTACGGCCGGTCGGACGCGCTCCAAAACGCGGCCCACGAGGCGTTCGTCCTCGAAGACGAGTAA